Proteins from a genomic interval of Coraliomargarita parva:
- a CDS encoding DNRLRE domain-containing protein, protein MKHLKNMKYLKVILVPIFGIILTSSAALQAQTLSITASGDSMIRSDLPDNNYGTGTNFNGYIGTTNGTSDLRQVFAFDLSGLAGLGPDIQIDSVTMTLTQRGPDAGSTAATVDLSLYALTVGFTEGGVTWNTSEGSTAWTGGGALGNELSTPITASTQGVRGTELTFASSSAFISEVSTVVGSGGVLYLDVLANVGDLSERALINTYFREVEVNGEYVEGYLPTLTIGYSIVPEPSTYALLLGVICLLAVQRKRALSSKSA, encoded by the coding sequence ATGAAACACCTCAAAAATATGAAATACCTCAAAGTTATACTCGTTCCAATTTTTGGAATTATCCTGACCTCGTCCGCGGCCCTTCAAGCCCAGACCCTCTCCATTACCGCGAGTGGGGATTCGATGATTCGCTCGGACCTGCCGGACAACAATTACGGAACCGGAACTAATTTCAATGGCTACATTGGAACCACAAATGGAACCTCTGATTTGAGACAGGTATTTGCCTTCGATCTGTCGGGGCTTGCTGGTCTGGGGCCTGACATCCAAATTGATTCAGTAACGATGACCCTGACGCAGCGAGGCCCGGATGCCGGTAGTACGGCTGCCACAGTCGATCTCTCTTTGTATGCGCTGACAGTAGGGTTTACCGAAGGTGGTGTGACCTGGAATACGAGCGAAGGCAGTACTGCATGGACGGGCGGGGGGGCCTTGGGCAATGAGCTGAGCACCCCGATTACGGCCAGCACGCAAGGTGTCAGAGGCACCGAGTTGACCTTCGCGAGTTCAAGTGCGTTCATTAGTGAAGTGAGCACGGTCGTCGGTTCCGGTGGTGTCCTGTATTTGGACGTCCTTGCCAATGTCGGGGACTTGTCGGAGCGAGCCCTGATTAATACGTATTTCCGTGAAGTCGAGGTCAACGGTGAGTATGTTGAGGGCTACCTGCCTACGCTGACGATCGGCTACAGCATTGTCCCGGAACCGTCCACCTATGCGCTGCTGCTCGGAGTGATCTGTCTGCTGGCGGTACAACGTAAGCGCGCTCTTTCCTCGAAGTCTGCATAG
- a CDS encoding GIY-YIG nuclease family protein, producing the protein MVIKLPDGLRCVECPQPVRGQSFVYMLYCRNGSYYVGQSHDIHERLLWHQQGMGARHTRQMKDFVLIYTEGPMSGQVALLRERQLKRWSRAKKFALASGNLSLLRALSQSRE; encoded by the coding sequence ATGGTTATTAAATTGCCGGATGGATTGCGTTGCGTGGAATGCCCGCAACCCGTCCGAGGACAGTCATTCGTCTATATGCTCTACTGCCGGAACGGCTCCTATTATGTCGGGCAGTCACACGACATTCACGAGCGCCTGCTGTGGCACCAGCAAGGTATGGGTGCACGTCACACCAGACAGATGAAGGACTTCGTCCTGATCTATACCGAAGGGCCGATGTCCGGCCAAGTTGCCCTTCTACGCGAACGGCAACTCAAGCGCTGGTCGAGAGCCAAGAAATTTGCGCTGGCGTCAGGAAACCTGTCTTTGCTCAGAGCACTCAGCCAGTCACGCGAATAG
- a CDS encoding phosphate acyltransferase translates to MPLISKLSERLKRHPKRVVFPEGSDPRILQAARKFATRGLGVPILLGDRAKIKANAERLDISLERIRIIEPRRSDEWEGFLTKFQGLRRFKRLNDKEAAEYLDNTNYFATLMLATSQADAIISGATSAASSALRPLLQIIPLHESVKTMSSLNIFDLEDPETGKDRELFLADCAVIPDPTSEQLCDIAVTTAALRYHLTNNKPRVALLSYSSKSVSSKNPTVAKMKAATEMARRKAQELGIPMEIDGELQVDAALDSVVAQTKMIEGPVAGQANVLIFPDLHSANIASKLVDILTRARNYGPILTGLSKPAAEISRGATAGDIFGTAVMVASQAIDHKLLYPTDSDDLNEDVTQIS, encoded by the coding sequence ATGCCACTGATTTCTAAACTTTCCGAACGCCTCAAGCGTCACCCGAAACGCGTCGTCTTCCCGGAAGGCTCCGACCCTCGGATCCTCCAAGCGGCCCGCAAGTTTGCCACCCGCGGCCTCGGTGTGCCGATCCTGCTCGGCGACCGCGCCAAGATCAAAGCGAACGCCGAACGCCTCGACATCAGCCTCGAGCGCATCCGGATCATTGAGCCGCGCCGCAGCGACGAATGGGAAGGCTTCCTCACCAAGTTCCAAGGCCTGCGCCGCTTCAAGAGGCTGAACGACAAGGAGGCCGCCGAGTATCTGGACAACACCAATTACTTCGCGACCCTCATGCTCGCGACCTCCCAGGCCGACGCCATCATCTCCGGCGCCACCAGCGCGGCTTCCTCCGCCCTGCGCCCCCTTCTGCAGATCATTCCGCTGCATGAGTCGGTCAAGACCATGTCCTCGCTCAATATCTTCGACCTGGAAGATCCGGAAACCGGCAAGGACCGCGAGCTCTTCCTCGCCGACTGCGCGGTGATCCCGGACCCGACCAGCGAACAACTTTGCGATATCGCGGTCACCACCGCCGCGCTCCGCTATCACCTGACCAATAACAAGCCGCGGGTCGCCCTGCTCTCCTACTCCAGTAAGAGCGTTTCCAGCAAGAACCCGACCGTGGCCAAGATGAAGGCCGCCACCGAGATGGCCCGCCGCAAGGCCCAGGAGCTCGGCATCCCCATGGAAATCGACGGCGAGCTCCAGGTCGACGCCGCCCTCGACTCGGTCGTGGCACAAACCAAGATGATCGAAGGCCCCGTTGCCGGACAGGCCAACGTCCTCATTTTCCCGGACCTGCACTCGGCCAATATCGCCTCCAAGCTGGTCGATATCCTGACCCGTGCCCGCAACTACGGCCCGATCCTCACCGGCTTGTCCAAGCCCGCTGCGGAAATCAGCCGTGGTGCCACCGCCGGCGATATCTTCGGCACCGCTGTCATGGTCGCGTCCCAGGCCATCGACCACAAGCTGCTCTACCCGACCGACAGTGACGACCTCAACGAGGATGTCACCCAGATCAGCTAA
- a CDS encoding carbohydrate-binding family 9-like protein, which translates to MKLSGVLLTLGGWLCLSGLGRAGAADLSAATEPLPVVQVPKLTRPVELDGAGRNSAWGLAAVVELQDFWSASEHPKTQATRVSLMHDGLALYIAFDCEDAEVLARCKDHDGQTFRDDCVELFFGAPAERLSDTACFEINALGTLADYYYRHTDWINYRFESGAVIVASALSAGDEDSGYRVEIKIPLASLAPLMSFFQVGHEKLPPGATAGNSLRANFARWDRSSPDAGKDRFSIWTHPGYSFPHPHRPEAYGWLVLAE; encoded by the coding sequence ATGAAGCTAAGTGGCGTATTGCTTACACTTGGGGGCTGGCTGTGCCTATCGGGGCTTGGCCGGGCGGGCGCTGCGGATCTATCCGCTGCCACCGAGCCCTTACCGGTTGTACAGGTACCGAAACTGACCCGTCCTGTTGAGCTGGACGGAGCGGGCCGGAATTCCGCATGGGGACTTGCGGCCGTTGTCGAGTTACAGGATTTTTGGAGTGCATCCGAACATCCGAAAACACAGGCAACACGGGTATCCTTGATGCACGACGGACTGGCGCTCTACATCGCTTTTGATTGTGAAGATGCCGAGGTGCTCGCTAGATGCAAGGACCACGATGGCCAAACCTTTCGGGATGACTGTGTGGAGCTATTCTTTGGAGCTCCGGCGGAGCGTCTATCGGATACGGCCTGTTTTGAAATTAATGCGCTCGGGACCTTGGCCGATTACTACTATCGGCATACGGATTGGATCAATTACCGGTTTGAGAGTGGTGCCGTTATTGTGGCTTCAGCTCTGTCCGCCGGCGACGAGGACTCCGGGTACCGGGTCGAAATCAAGATCCCTTTGGCCTCGTTGGCACCCCTCATGAGCTTCTTCCAGGTCGGACACGAAAAGCTGCCACCCGGAGCCACCGCCGGGAACTCGCTGCGCGCCAACTTTGCCCGCTGGGACCGGTCCTCCCCGGACGCAGGGAAGGATCGGTTCAGCATTTGGACCCATCCGGGATATTCATTCCCGCATCCACACCGCCCCGAGGCCTATGGCTGGCTGGTCCTGGCGGAGTAG
- a CDS encoding phosphotransacetylase family protein: MSQQKSPFTEPDDKELLSAPRNKTTKRIFIAATRMNDGKTTTSLALYSALRTLTDKVGFIKPVGQRFVEVEGHKIDEDSVLLNQIFDVSVPIQAMSPIAIHPTFTRDFLDDADQNHPKIIDTMCRAFDRAAFEKDYIIIEGTGHAGVGSVFNLSNADVAKRLNAKVIIVARGGIGRPIDEIALNKALFDKVGVEVIGAIINKVEPDKIEMVSKYCRIALKRMGISLLGCIPVEKMLTAPNLNQVVEEVQGRWLNGRQAGGSERIKKVIIGAMAAKGIVDYLQPGVLIITPGDREDIILSAIAAEGIAGERLISGIILTRNVLPHPKLMDMIAQTNIPVVICSEESYNVASRINNMTVKTQPTDTDKIPIIKNLITDHIDLGVIRHAFDARRD, encoded by the coding sequence ATGTCCCAGCAAAAATCGCCTTTTACCGAACCCGACGATAAGGAACTCTTGTCCGCCCCGCGGAACAAGACAACGAAACGGATCTTCATTGCGGCCACCCGCATGAATGACGGTAAAACGACGACCAGTCTGGCACTGTATTCGGCCCTGCGCACCCTCACCGACAAGGTGGGCTTCATCAAGCCCGTCGGCCAGCGCTTCGTCGAAGTCGAAGGCCACAAGATCGACGAGGACTCCGTCCTCCTCAACCAGATCTTCGATGTCTCCGTACCGATCCAGGCCATGAGCCCGATCGCGATCCATCCGACCTTCACCCGGGACTTCCTCGATGATGCGGACCAAAACCATCCGAAGATCATCGATACCATGTGCCGGGCCTTCGACCGCGCCGCCTTCGAGAAGGATTATATCATCATCGAAGGCACCGGTCACGCCGGGGTCGGCTCCGTCTTCAACCTCTCCAATGCCGATGTGGCCAAGCGACTGAACGCCAAGGTCATCATCGTGGCCCGCGGCGGGATCGGCCGTCCGATCGATGAAATCGCCCTGAACAAGGCCCTATTCGACAAGGTCGGCGTCGAGGTCATCGGAGCGATCATCAACAAGGTCGAGCCCGACAAGATCGAAATGGTCTCGAAGTACTGCCGTATCGCGCTCAAGCGCATGGGGATTTCCCTGCTCGGCTGTATTCCGGTCGAAAAGATGCTGACCGCCCCCAACCTCAACCAGGTGGTCGAGGAGGTTCAGGGGCGCTGGCTCAACGGACGCCAGGCAGGCGGCAGCGAGCGCATCAAGAAGGTGATTATCGGCGCCATGGCCGCCAAGGGCATCGTGGACTACCTCCAGCCCGGCGTGCTCATTATTACCCCCGGCGACCGGGAGGATATCATCCTCTCCGCCATCGCCGCGGAAGGCATTGCCGGCGAGCGCCTCATTTCCGGCATCATCCTGACCCGTAATGTCCTGCCCCACCCAAAGCTCATGGACATGATCGCCCAGACCAACATCCCCGTCGTGATCTGCAGCGAGGAGAGCTACAACGTGGCCTCCCGCATCAACAACATGACGGTCAAGACCCAGCCGACGGACACCGACAAGATTCCGATTATCAAGAACCTGATCACCGATCACATCGACCTCGGCGTCATCCGGCATGCCTTTGATGCCCGCCGCGACTAG
- a CDS encoding tetratricopeptide repeat protein — protein sequence MRSEFKNGAPPVRRFNRRTTWVLCLLCGLSATTLQADEPVLNTTEAGMSTSSAMSDAGQNPLIAQGYADFQAGHADLALAKFKEALVLNDKEVDALLGSAMVYTELQRHNDAFEAYDNVVELQPQHAFAWNGRGLAAFNLEDFDEALNSFEHATADQPVNGFFYESLAWTYMCRGEFKRAAESAKTATLMYNRKGESAAYPLLISYFSYLESGDNDNAVKTLSYAMKNKPVRQWPAPILDYLSGQIDANDLISYVNDTAQETEAHTYIGMRLRAEAQPEEAAKHLLWVSRHGDPRVFEYTLARAMNLQHSVAVWQPGS from the coding sequence ATGCGTTCCGAGTTCAAGAATGGCGCCCCGCCAGTCCGACGGTTCAACCGGCGGACCACATGGGTTCTTTGCCTGCTCTGCGGCCTGAGTGCCACGACACTGCAGGCGGACGAACCGGTCCTGAACACCACCGAGGCAGGCATGTCCACGTCCTCAGCAATGAGCGATGCCGGGCAGAACCCCCTCATCGCCCAAGGCTATGCCGACTTTCAGGCGGGACATGCGGATCTCGCGCTAGCCAAGTTCAAGGAAGCCCTGGTCCTAAACGACAAGGAGGTCGACGCCCTGCTCGGCTCCGCCATGGTCTACACTGAGCTGCAACGTCACAACGATGCCTTCGAGGCCTATGACAACGTGGTCGAGCTTCAGCCCCAGCATGCCTTTGCCTGGAATGGCCGCGGCCTCGCCGCCTTCAACCTCGAAGATTTCGATGAGGCGCTGAACTCTTTCGAGCACGCCACCGCCGACCAGCCGGTGAACGGGTTCTTCTACGAATCCCTGGCATGGACCTACATGTGCCGGGGCGAGTTTAAACGTGCCGCGGAAAGTGCCAAGACCGCCACCCTCATGTACAACCGCAAGGGAGAAAGCGCGGCCTACCCGCTGCTGATCAGCTATTTCTCCTATCTGGAGTCCGGCGACAACGACAATGCCGTCAAGACCCTGAGCTATGCGATGAAGAACAAGCCGGTGCGCCAGTGGCCCGCCCCGATCCTGGATTACCTGAGCGGACAGATCGATGCCAACGACCTGATCAGCTACGTCAACGACACGGCTCAGGAAACCGAAGCACATACTTATATAGGAATGCGCCTGCGGGCTGAAGCGCAACCGGAAGAAGCCGCCAAGCACCTGCTATGGGTCAGCCGACATGGAGATCCCCGGGTCTTTGAATATACCCTCGCCCGTGCGATGAACCTGCAACACAGCGTGGCTGTCTGGCAGCCCGGCAGCTAG
- a CDS encoding glycosyltransferase family 4 protein — MRIALITETYPPEVNGVAMTNQRLVRGLIERDHEILLVKPRRRDATPSDHPALRIYEVFGIPIPNYAGLKLGLPAPGQLEHAFEHFEADIVHVATEGPLGLSALLAARHLGRPVSSTFHTNFQDYCADYGAAFMERGMMAYLRWFHNRCALTTVPDPSLIRRLSKDGVERLEMLGRGADTALFAPSKRDPGLRAQWGVQPETPVALYVGRAAAEKDIPLVLEAWQAARAVCPALKMVVVGDGPVRAKLQKTWPEVYFAGMRYDEDLARHYASADLFLFGSTSETFGNVVIEAMSSGLPVLTYDYAAGAQFIKEGQNGYLAPFNDPEAFREKTVQLLRARADWPTIASAARATAEKYPWSATIDRFEGLLHRAVGNPVISGEIGIVPAS; from the coding sequence GTCGCCATGACCAACCAGCGCCTCGTGCGCGGCTTGATTGAGCGGGACCATGAAATCCTGCTGGTCAAACCGCGCCGGCGAGACGCCACGCCCTCCGACCACCCGGCTCTGCGGATCTACGAGGTCTTCGGCATCCCGATTCCCAATTATGCGGGCCTCAAGCTCGGGCTTCCCGCCCCGGGACAACTGGAGCATGCCTTCGAGCACTTTGAGGCCGACATTGTGCATGTCGCAACCGAGGGCCCGCTCGGACTCTCCGCCCTACTGGCCGCGCGGCACCTCGGACGCCCGGTCAGCTCGACCTTTCACACCAATTTCCAGGACTACTGCGCGGACTACGGGGCCGCCTTCATGGAACGGGGCATGATGGCCTACCTGCGCTGGTTCCACAATCGCTGCGCCCTGACCACGGTCCCCGACCCCAGCCTGATCCGACGCCTGTCCAAGGACGGGGTCGAACGCCTGGAAATGCTCGGCCGCGGCGCGGATACCGCTCTGTTTGCCCCCTCGAAACGGGATCCCGGACTCCGGGCGCAGTGGGGAGTGCAGCCGGAAACACCGGTCGCCCTCTACGTGGGACGCGCTGCAGCAGAAAAGGACATCCCGCTCGTGCTGGAAGCCTGGCAAGCCGCCCGCGCGGTGTGCCCCGCCCTGAAAATGGTCGTGGTCGGCGACGGCCCGGTCCGGGCCAAGCTGCAAAAGACCTGGCCGGAGGTCTATTTTGCCGGCATGCGCTACGATGAAGACCTTGCCCGCCACTACGCCTCGGCCGACCTCTTTCTCTTCGGTAGCACCTCGGAAACCTTTGGTAATGTGGTCATTGAGGCCATGAGCAGCGGCCTGCCCGTTCTCACCTATGATTACGCGGCCGGCGCTCAATTCATAAAGGAGGGCCAAAACGGCTATCTGGCGCCCTTCAATGATCCGGAAGCGTTCCGGGAAAAAACCGTCCAGCTCTTGCGCGCACGGGCAGACTGGCCTACCATAGCATCCGCTGCACGTGCGACGGCCGAAAAGTACCCATGGTCCGCAACCATTGACCGCTTCGAAGGCCTTCTACACCGCGCAGTGGGCAATCCTGTCATTTCCGGCGAAATTGGCATTGTCCCTGCCTCATAA
- the murJ gene encoding murein biosynthesis integral membrane protein MurJ: MLQNLRNIAVVSLSTVGSRVLGLVRDILVFAALGAGLWNSAFILAQTLPNLFRRLLGEGALTSAVVPVFSDVMERDGQPAAFRFLNQVLVRLCLALLGLVTGGMLLLAWLGHSGWLNENWSLASKLAVVLLPYMLCICMAAIICAGLNLVGRFAVAASTPILLNLAMIGMVSIGMCWSDSTPVLVYWLCGGVLLGGLLQLLLPAWDLYRQGWRPSLRLVPATEMAELWSLFLPGLLGAAVLQLNILISRVLAYSLDESAASLLYLASRLMELPLGVFTIAVATVFFPLLAKAVSAKDETAFADSLLQGLRLVVAVGWPAGVGLIVLGHPILQVLFQWGAFDAVGVRATVPLIAIYGLGLPFYSIATFCTRGLHARKDMRTPVRVAGICLCVNAISAVILMQFFGVSGLALANVLAAVLQSVLLWRKLSGPLELLSLGRLRPAFGQILLAGLLMGIFCYLGVRLGALLDWSDKAQAILVVALLVPGGATLYFVLLKLLRFEELEQLVQLILKRRLR; encoded by the coding sequence ATGTTGCAGAATTTAAGGAATATTGCGGTCGTCAGCTTATCCACAGTCGGGTCACGCGTGCTCGGATTGGTCCGGGATATCCTGGTTTTTGCGGCCTTGGGCGCCGGTTTGTGGAACTCCGCTTTCATTCTCGCCCAGACCCTGCCGAACCTGTTTCGCCGTTTGTTGGGCGAGGGGGCACTGACGTCGGCGGTGGTTCCGGTCTTTTCCGATGTGATGGAGCGCGACGGGCAGCCTGCCGCTTTTCGCTTCCTCAACCAGGTGCTGGTCCGGCTTTGTCTGGCCCTCCTCGGGCTGGTCACTGGCGGGATGCTCTTGTTGGCTTGGTTGGGGCATTCCGGTTGGTTGAATGAGAACTGGTCCCTGGCCTCGAAACTCGCCGTCGTCCTCTTGCCCTATATGCTCTGCATCTGCATGGCGGCGATCATCTGCGCCGGACTCAACCTGGTAGGCCGTTTCGCGGTGGCGGCCAGTACGCCCATTTTGCTCAATCTGGCCATGATCGGGATGGTCAGCATTGGTATGTGCTGGAGCGATTCGACCCCTGTTCTGGTCTATTGGCTCTGCGGCGGTGTGTTGCTCGGTGGTCTCCTGCAATTACTGCTTCCCGCATGGGACCTCTACCGGCAGGGCTGGCGTCCGTCGCTCCGCCTCGTGCCCGCCACGGAAATGGCTGAGCTTTGGAGCCTGTTCCTGCCCGGCCTGTTGGGGGCTGCGGTCCTACAGTTGAACATCCTGATTTCCCGCGTGCTGGCCTATTCCCTCGATGAGTCGGCCGCTTCGCTCCTGTATCTCGCCAGTCGGCTGATGGAGCTCCCCCTGGGGGTCTTTACCATTGCGGTGGCGACCGTCTTTTTCCCCCTGCTGGCGAAAGCGGTATCGGCCAAGGATGAGACCGCCTTTGCCGATTCCTTGCTGCAGGGCTTGCGGCTGGTGGTGGCGGTAGGCTGGCCGGCCGGGGTCGGGCTCATCGTGCTGGGCCACCCGATCCTACAGGTGCTATTCCAATGGGGGGCCTTTGATGCGGTCGGGGTGCGGGCGACGGTGCCGCTGATCGCCATTTACGGCTTGGGGCTGCCATTCTACTCGATCGCCACCTTCTGCACACGCGGCTTGCACGCCCGCAAGGACATGCGCACGCCAGTCCGGGTGGCTGGTATTTGCCTGTGTGTGAATGCGATCTCGGCAGTCATCTTAATGCAGTTCTTCGGTGTCAGCGGCTTGGCCCTGGCCAATGTATTGGCTGCGGTATTACAGTCGGTTCTGCTGTGGCGGAAGCTCTCCGGGCCGCTCGAACTCCTCTCCCTCGGACGTTTGCGTCCTGCCTTTGGCCAGATCCTGCTGGCGGGCTTGCTGATGGGGATCTTCTGCTACCTGGGCGTACGCTTGGGCGCTCTCTTGGACTGGTCGGACAAGGCTCAAGCCATCCTCGTGGTTGCCCTGCTGGTGCCGGGAGGCGCGACCTTGTATTTTGTACTGCTCAAGCTCCTGCGCTTTGAAGAGTTGGAGCAACTGGTACAGCTTATCCTGAAGCGGCGCTTACGCTGA
- a CDS encoding prepilin-type N-terminal cleavage/methylation domain-containing protein: protein MLSPSPFHRRGFTLIELLAVIAILGVLSAILIPAVGRVREAGNTSVCQSNLRQLGQLLLMYSVQNGGQLPGESLPHWDAAALSMIAEAEDGIVPYNSILQCPSDEFERTNGDARSYAYNPVLCNPGGRYGNESMYGINLPEANKGILLSNIAHPDRVALLVEFPHALNLYDRGAYAVYAKLLSLHDGGMNVAFADGSVRNIQDTPELQSSGAHGLRQFVNLYMRNSP, encoded by the coding sequence ATGTTATCTCCATCTCCATTCCATCGTCGAGGATTCACCCTGATCGAGCTGCTCGCTGTCATTGCGATCCTTGGTGTTTTGTCGGCGATTCTCATCCCCGCGGTCGGACGTGTGCGCGAGGCGGGCAATACGTCCGTCTGTCAAAGCAATCTTCGCCAGTTGGGGCAGTTGCTGCTCATGTACTCCGTGCAAAACGGCGGTCAGCTACCGGGGGAATCCTTGCCCCATTGGGACGCTGCGGCACTCTCCATGATTGCCGAGGCGGAAGACGGTATTGTTCCTTATAATTCGATCCTGCAATGTCCCAGCGACGAGTTTGAACGAACCAACGGAGATGCGCGCTCGTATGCCTATAATCCCGTCTTGTGTAATCCGGGGGGCAGGTACGGAAACGAGAGCATGTATGGCATCAATCTACCGGAGGCCAATAAAGGCATCCTGTTGAGCAATATCGCTCACCCCGACAGGGTCGCGCTCTTGGTGGAGTTTCCCCATGCCTTGAATCTGTATGACCGGGGAGCCTATGCGGTGTATGCGAAGCTGTTATCTCTGCATGATGGCGGCATGAATGTGGCCTTCGCGGACGGTAGCGTCCGGAATATCCAGGATACTCCGGAATTGCAGAGCAGTGGTGCGCACGGGTTGAGGCAGTTCGTTAATCTTTACATGAGGAACAGTCCGTAG